A single genomic interval of Tsukamurella paurometabola harbors:
- a CDS encoding ArsR/SmtB family transcription factor, whose amino-acid sequence MTAPQLDATLAALSDPVRRRVVELLAERPRRPGELTAETGTSPSTLSKHLRVLRTSGLVSEEHPAHDARVRIYTLRSAPMTELRGWLEATERGWAQQLTAFQDLLAEES is encoded by the coding sequence GTGACGGCGCCTCAACTGGACGCGACCCTCGCGGCGCTCTCGGATCCCGTGCGCCGCCGCGTCGTCGAACTCCTTGCGGAACGGCCCCGCCGGCCGGGCGAGCTGACGGCGGAGACGGGGACCAGCCCGTCGACCCTGAGCAAGCACCTCCGGGTGCTGCGCACGTCCGGACTGGTGAGCGAGGAACACCCCGCGCACGACGCACGCGTGCGGATCTACACGCTGCGCTCGGCGCCGATGACCGAGTTGCGCGGCTGGCTCGAGGCCACCGAACGCGGCTGGGCGCAACAGCTCACCGCGTTCCAGGACCTGCTCGCGGAGGAATCGTGA
- a CDS encoding VOC family protein: MDGSNLAAAVIYRDAPAALEWLEKAFGFETTMAIDPPPDQPTMGHYEMDCGGGRIMVGSEWSDSARSPANVGGVNTQSLHIQLDGDIDAHCERARAAGATIVQEPEDQFYGDRTYRAADLDGHVWTFAQHVRDVGRAEAEAAIGTSIRAKNWS, translated from the coding sequence ATGGATGGCAGCAACCTCGCAGCAGCAGTGATCTACCGCGACGCCCCCGCCGCCCTGGAGTGGCTCGAGAAGGCGTTCGGTTTCGAGACGACGATGGCGATCGACCCGCCGCCGGACCAGCCGACGATGGGCCACTACGAGATGGACTGCGGCGGCGGCCGGATCATGGTCGGCTCCGAGTGGAGCGACTCCGCGCGCAGCCCCGCCAACGTCGGCGGCGTGAACACCCAGTCGCTCCACATCCAGCTCGACGGCGACATCGACGCGCACTGCGAACGGGCCCGCGCAGCCGGGGCGACGATCGTTCAAGAGCCCGAGGACCAGTTCTACGGCGACCGCACCTACCGGGCGGCCGACCTCGACGGTCACGTGTGGACCTTCGCGCAGCACGTCCGCGACGTCGGCCGAGCCGAGGCGGAGGCCGCCATCGGCACGTCGATCCGGGCGAAGAACTGGTCGTGA
- a CDS encoding YbfB/YjiJ family MFS transporter: protein MNTRQLGFGALAGLAAAMGLGRFVYTPILPLMQEQTGISPGSTAIVATFNYLGYFLGALALALWPRLARSTVLLRASLIALVASEIAMVLAVNVPLWSAVRLIAGLASAVVFVYCAGAVAGTAAAGVAFCGVGVGIAASGVLVVALGEVVGWRALWWVAALATAVFGAFAWRLPPGGGGTVDRPDGAAPAGAPLRPGIAGWALGISYFLEGLGYIVLGTFLVAAVAVGGRSWEGPAAWVIVGLAAAVSPLIWARLRRYRSAESLLVIALLLQVVSAVLPSLVRGPAAAAVSAVLFGGTFIGAVMLSMEAGARIGIPRSAAVLTAGYGVGQIVGPLVVAPMLGDGYDAAFLTAGGVLVAAALLAAVARWTAPDRVAAGA, encoded by the coding sequence GTGAATACGCGGCAGCTCGGTTTCGGCGCCCTGGCCGGGCTCGCGGCGGCGATGGGACTCGGCCGGTTCGTGTACACGCCGATCCTGCCGCTCATGCAGGAGCAGACCGGGATCTCCCCCGGTTCCACCGCGATCGTCGCCACGTTCAACTACCTGGGCTACTTCCTCGGCGCACTGGCGCTGGCGCTCTGGCCGCGGCTGGCCCGCAGCACGGTGCTGCTGCGGGCCTCGCTGATCGCCCTGGTCGCGAGCGAGATCGCGATGGTGCTCGCCGTGAACGTGCCGCTCTGGTCCGCGGTGCGACTGATCGCGGGCCTCGCCAGCGCCGTCGTCTTCGTCTACTGCGCCGGCGCCGTCGCCGGGACCGCGGCGGCCGGCGTCGCCTTCTGCGGCGTCGGCGTGGGGATCGCCGCATCGGGCGTGCTCGTCGTCGCGCTCGGCGAGGTGGTCGGCTGGCGCGCGCTGTGGTGGGTGGCCGCCCTCGCCACCGCGGTGTTCGGGGCGTTCGCGTGGCGGCTCCCGCCGGGCGGGGGCGGCACCGTCGACCGGCCCGACGGTGCCGCCCCCGCGGGCGCCCCGCTCCGGCCCGGGATCGCGGGGTGGGCGCTGGGGATCAGCTACTTCCTCGAGGGGCTCGGCTACATCGTGCTCGGCACCTTCCTCGTCGCCGCGGTCGCGGTGGGCGGGCGGTCGTGGGAGGGCCCCGCGGCCTGGGTGATCGTCGGGCTCGCCGCCGCCGTCTCGCCGCTGATCTGGGCGCGGCTGCGGCGGTACCGCTCCGCCGAATCGCTGCTGGTGATCGCGCTGCTGCTGCAGGTGGTCTCGGCGGTGCTGCCCTCGCTGGTGCGCGGGCCTGCGGCCGCGGCGGTCTCCGCGGTGCTGTTCGGCGGCACGTTCATCGGCGCGGTGATGCTGTCGATGGAGGCCGGGGCGCGGATCGGCATTCCGCGTTCGGCCGCGGTGCTCACCGCGGGCTACGGCGTGGGGCAGATCGTGGGCCCGCTGGTCGTCGCGCCGATGCTCGGGGACGGCTACGACGCCGCGTTCCTCACCGCGGGCGGCGTCCTCGTGGCCGCGGCGCTCCTGGCCGCGGTGGCGCGCTGGACGGCCCCCGATCGGGTGGCCGCCGGGGCTTGA
- a CDS encoding MFS transporter: MRAALLLAGLSQFLVAFDASVTNVALRAIRDDVHFSPQGLSWVVNAYAIVFGGLLLLAGRLSDRFGPRALLRFGFALFTVASLAAYACHEPWQVIVVRVLQGIGAAAIAPAAITSVALTFREPEQRAKGFAAIAIGASVGGAVGVVLSGVLTDAFGWRTVIACGAVVSALGLALTSAAPGPVTGADRRTDWAGGALATAGLTVLAYGIVAATDHGWGSARTLGWFVVAVVLLAAFVAVERRTTVPLVDFRTLGRRAVLVPCLVFAFVVAGQFGAFYFVSLYLQMGLGYSATKTGLMFLPFSFGIVVAVQIATRLVPRIGARRVVAIGTALATVGFLLFAPLPADGGFLTAVLIPSLVTSVGIGMVFLPLPAVATAAVAPSAAGMVSGVLNTFRQVGGALGLAILVTVSASLNDGAAVLPGYRGALLVSAGLVAAAFVLALLLPAKQETAAR; encoded by the coding sequence GTGCGGGCGGCGCTACTCCTGGCGGGGCTGTCCCAGTTCCTCGTGGCCTTCGACGCGTCCGTCACCAACGTCGCGCTCCGAGCGATCCGGGACGATGTGCACTTCAGCCCGCAGGGCCTGTCGTGGGTGGTGAACGCCTACGCGATCGTCTTCGGCGGGCTCCTCCTCCTCGCCGGCCGGCTGTCGGACCGGTTCGGCCCGCGAGCGCTGTTGCGCTTCGGCTTCGCACTGTTCACCGTCGCCTCCCTGGCCGCGTACGCGTGCCACGAGCCGTGGCAGGTGATCGTGGTCCGGGTCCTGCAGGGGATCGGTGCCGCCGCGATCGCGCCTGCGGCGATCACCTCGGTGGCGCTCACGTTCCGCGAGCCGGAGCAGCGCGCGAAGGGCTTCGCGGCCATCGCGATCGGCGCCTCGGTCGGCGGCGCGGTGGGCGTGGTGCTCTCGGGCGTGCTCACCGACGCGTTCGGCTGGCGCACCGTGATCGCGTGCGGCGCCGTGGTTTCGGCCCTCGGTCTGGCGCTCACCTCCGCGGCTCCCGGGCCGGTGACGGGGGCGGACCGTCGGACCGATTGGGCCGGAGGAGCGCTCGCCACGGCGGGGCTGACGGTGCTCGCGTACGGGATCGTCGCGGCCACCGACCACGGCTGGGGTAGCGCGCGCACGCTCGGCTGGTTCGTCGTGGCCGTGGTGCTGCTCGCGGCGTTCGTCGCGGTCGAGCGGCGAACGACGGTGCCGCTGGTCGACTTCCGTACGCTCGGCCGGCGCGCGGTGCTGGTCCCGTGCCTGGTGTTCGCCTTCGTGGTCGCGGGGCAGTTCGGCGCGTTCTACTTCGTCTCCCTGTATCTGCAGATGGGCCTGGGCTATTCGGCGACGAAGACCGGACTGATGTTCCTGCCCTTCTCCTTCGGCATCGTGGTCGCCGTGCAGATCGCCACGCGCCTCGTGCCGAGGATCGGCGCCCGGCGGGTGGTCGCGATCGGCACAGCGCTGGCGACGGTCGGCTTCCTGCTGTTCGCCCCGCTCCCCGCCGATGGCGGGTTCCTCACCGCGGTCCTGATCCCGTCGCTGGTGACCTCGGTGGGCATCGGCATGGTCTTCCTGCCGCTCCCGGCCGTCGCCACGGCGGCGGTGGCGCCCTCCGCGGCGGGCATGGTCTCGGGCGTGCTCAACACCTTCCGGCAGGTGGGCGGTGCCCTCGGGCTCGCGATCCTGGTCACGGTGTCGGCCTCGCTGAACGACGGTGCCGCCGTCCTCCCGGGCTACCGCGGTGCGCTGCTCGTGAGTGCCGGCCTCGTGGCGGCGGCGTTCGTCCTCGCCCTGCTCCTGCCCGCGAAGCAGGAAACGGCGGCTCGTTAG
- a CDS encoding TetR/AcrR family transcriptional regulator, with the protein MRQITPRRGRPPSITRERIVERALARLDEAGVDGLTMKELAGDLGVTTMALYRHVDDKENLLALALDAIAEPFAAIPFPDEPRACIRLAMTTLYKALTAHPWVPEALIRPQRIGRGALLLTDAVMGATYELTGDRAAALSAYRALWSLTLGSVLSHLRQRAEGTPLTHERMDELVGTMPGDAVPNLRASAELDAEPATVEDFAASLAALMTGLFGPEGPEP; encoded by the coding sequence ATGCGCCAGATCACGCCGCGCCGCGGCCGCCCGCCCAGCATCACGCGGGAACGGATCGTCGAACGGGCCCTCGCCCGGCTCGACGAGGCCGGCGTCGACGGACTCACGATGAAGGAGCTCGCAGGCGACCTGGGCGTGACCACCATGGCCCTGTACCGGCACGTGGACGACAAGGAGAACCTGCTGGCGCTGGCGCTCGACGCGATCGCGGAGCCCTTCGCGGCCATCCCGTTCCCGGACGAGCCGCGCGCATGCATCCGGCTGGCGATGACCACCCTCTACAAGGCGCTCACGGCGCACCCGTGGGTGCCCGAGGCGCTCATCCGGCCGCAGCGGATCGGCCGGGGCGCACTCCTGCTCACCGACGCCGTGATGGGCGCGACGTACGAGCTCACCGGCGACCGCGCCGCAGCGCTCTCGGCCTACCGCGCACTCTGGAGCCTCACGCTCGGGAGCGTGCTCTCCCACCTGCGGCAGCGCGCGGAGGGGACGCCGCTGACGCACGAGCGCATGGACGAGCTCGTCGGGACGATGCCGGGCGACGCGGTGCCCAACCTGCGCGCGAGCGCGGAGCTCGACGCGGAGCCCGCCACCGTCGAGGACTTCGCCGCGAGCCTCGCGGCCCTGATGACGGGCCTGTTCGGCCCCGAGGGGCCTGAGCCCTAG
- the nagB gene encoding glucosamine-6-phosphate deaminase, with product MEIVIRPTPADVAVTAADIVADHVRRGPAVLGLATGSTPLATYQELIRRHRDEGLSFKDCVSFNLDEYVGLPKGHPESYREVIRKEFTSHVDIPDAKVEGPDGTAADIAAEATRYEEAIKAAGGVDVQLLGIGTDGHIGFNEPVSSLASRTRIKTLTTQTREDNARFFASIDEVPIHVLTQGLGTISEAGHLLLLATGEGKAEAIAATVEGPVAAINPASVLQFHPHVTVVIDEAAASQLRLRDYYVHVLANKPENQPF from the coding sequence ATGGAAATCGTGATCCGCCCGACCCCCGCCGACGTTGCCGTCACCGCCGCCGACATCGTGGCCGACCACGTGCGCCGCGGTCCCGCCGTGCTGGGACTGGCCACCGGTTCCACCCCGCTCGCCACGTACCAGGAGCTGATCCGCCGCCACCGCGACGAGGGACTGAGCTTCAAGGACTGCGTCTCCTTCAACCTCGACGAGTACGTCGGGCTGCCGAAGGGGCACCCCGAGAGCTACCGCGAGGTGATCCGCAAGGAGTTCACCTCGCACGTCGACATCCCCGACGCCAAGGTCGAGGGGCCGGACGGCACCGCCGCCGACATCGCCGCCGAGGCCACGCGCTACGAGGAGGCGATCAAGGCCGCGGGCGGCGTCGACGTGCAGCTGCTGGGCATCGGCACCGACGGGCACATCGGCTTCAACGAGCCCGTCTCCTCGCTCGCCTCGCGCACCCGCATCAAGACCCTCACCACGCAGACCCGCGAGGACAACGCCCGGTTCTTCGCGTCCATCGACGAGGTGCCGATCCACGTGCTCACCCAGGGCCTCGGCACCATCTCCGAGGCGGGGCACCTCCTGCTCCTCGCCACGGGCGAGGGCAAGGCCGAGGCGATCGCGGCCACCGTCGAAGGTCCCGTCGCCGCGATCAATCCCGCGTCGGTGCTCCAGTTCCACCCGCACGTCACCGTCGTGATCGACGAGGCCGCCGCGTCGCAGCTGCGCCTGCGGGACTACTACGTGCACGTCCTGGCGAACAAGCCGGAGAACCAGCCCTTCTAG